Below is a window of Vigna unguiculata chloroplast, complete genome DNA.
TGTCGAATTAAAACCTAACCATTAATCGAGAGGCGATGGGAACGACGAAACCTGCAAATACTTAAGACTTAAGATTTTATTAAAAAAATCTTAAAGAAAACAAATCTTAATGATTTCTTAGGTGGGATGGCGGAAGAAACCTAAAAACAATCCATTTTTTAGGAGTTGTACCCTACATTACATCTGAATTTCATTACATCTGAATTTGAGAATAAAAGAGTAAATATTCGCCCGCGAGAATTTTTCTTTTATTGAATTTTTTTATATTTTTGCCAATTCTAAGAATCGATATTGAAAACAAGATCTAAAAATTTCGAAGATTGTATGAAATCTCAAAAAATACCGAGATTTCGTTATTTACTAAACATATGACTATTTCTATTATTTTATCGATTAGATAGAATCTATATCCATATAGATATAGATATTTGAATTACTTCATTCGCGAGGAGCCGTATGAGGTGAAAATCTCATGTACGGTTCTGTAATAAAGATGGAATTGAAAAACAACCATCAATTATAACCCCCAAAGAACCAGATTTCGTAAACAACATAGAGGAAGAATGAAGGGAATATCCTATCGAGGTAATAATATTTGCTTCGGAAGATATGCTCTTCAGGCACTTGAGCCAGCTTGGATAACATCTAGACAAATAGAAGCGGGACGGCGGGCAATGTCAAGAAATGTTCGCCGAGGTGGACAAATATGGGTACGTATTTTTCCAGACAAACCGGTTACAGTAAGACCTACTGAAACACGTATGGGTTCAGGAAAAGGATTTCCCGAATATTGGGTAGCTGTTGTTAAACCTGGGAAAATACTTTATGAAATGGGTGGAGTACCAGAAAATATAGCAAGAAAGGCTATTTCAATAGCATCATCCAAAATGCCGATACGAACTCAATTCATTATTTCAGGATAATAAAAGAGAACCAAAGAAAATAGGTCTTTAGAATGAAAAGAAAAAAGGCAATAATAGGTTCCTTTTTTTTTGAACACAAAATATTTTTACTTCCTTTTTTAGATTGAAATAATAAAAAAATGATATGATTCAACCTCAAACTCATTTGAATGTAGCGGATAACAGCGGAGCACGTGAACTGATGTGTATTCGAATCCTAGGAGCTAGTAATCGACGATATGCTTATATTGGCGACATTGTTGTTGCTGTAATCAAACAAGCAGTACCAAATACGAACTTAGAAAAATCTGAAGTGATCAGAGCTGTAATTGTACGTACTTGTAAACAACTAAAACGTAGCAACGGTATAATAATTCAGTATGATGATAATGCTGCAGTTATAATTGATCAAGAAGGAAATCCAAAAGGAACTCGAATCTTTTGCGCAATCGCCCGGGAATTGAGACAGTTAAATTTCACTAAAATAGTTTCATTAGCACCTGAGGTATTATAAGAGGAAACCACGATATGGATATATTCTTTTTTTGTGAAATAGATAAATGAATCTATTTTATCTCAAAAATATACCTTTTGTAAGAATTATTATTTTGAAGAATTCTTACTTATAAGTTTTAGAAGTAGCCATTTTTCTTTCTTTATTTGAGATTTATACTTGAAAACCTAAAGAATATCTATCTATATATAGATATGGGCGAACGACGGGAATTGAACCCGCGCATGGTGGATTCACAATCCACTGCCTTGATCCACTTGGCTACATCCGCCCTTATACTATGTAAAAATGATCTATATCTCAATTTCTACCCTTTCATTATCCCTTTTTTTTTCTAACAAAGGAAAAAAAGATAAGGAATCATGAAATAAATCAAAAACGTATGTATAAATCTATAGAAATCTAAAAAAAACATTACTAATCCAATATCCAATATAAAGGAGCAATATTAACAAAGTTGATATTGCTCCTTTATTTTTAAACAAAAACTCGTCTACTTTAAATTAAGATCAAAATTTTATCCATTAACAGATGGAGCTTCCATCGCAGCTAGATCTAGAGGGAAATTATGAGCATTACGTTCATGCATTACTTCCATACCAAGGTTAGCTCGGTTAATAATATCAGCCCAGGTATTTATTACACGACCTTGACTATCAACTACGGATTGGTTGAAATTAAAACCATTTAAGTTGAAAGCCATAGTGCTGATACCTAAAGCGGTAAACCAAATACCTACTACAGGCCAAGCAGCTAGGAAGAAATGTAAAGAACGAGAATTGTTGAAACTTGCATATTGGAAGATTAATCGGCCAAAATAACCATGAGCAGCTACAATATTATAAGTTTCTTCCTCTTGACCAAATCTGTAACCTTCATTAGCGGATTCATTTTCTGTGGTTTCCCTGATCAAACTAGAAGTTACCAAGGAACCATGCATAGCACTGAATAGGGAGCCGCCGAATACACCAGCTACACCTAACATGTGAAATGGATGCATAAGAATATTATGCTCAGCCTGAAATACAATCATAAAATTGAAAGTACCTGAAATTCCTAGAGGCATACCATCCGAAAAGCTTCCTTGACCAATAGGATAGATCAAGAAAACAGCAGTAGCGGCTGCAACAGGAGCTGAATATGCAACAGCAATCCAAGGACGCATACCCAGACGAAAACTAAGTTCCCACTCACGACCCATGTAGCAAGCTACACCAAGTAAGAAGTGTAGAACAATTAGTTCATAAGGACCGCCGTTGTATAACCACTCATCAACAGAAGCTGCTTCCCAGATCGGATAAAAATGCAAACCTATAGCCGCAGAAGTAGGAATAATCGCACCAGAAATGATATTGTTTCCATAAAGTAGAGATCCAGAAACAGGCTCACGAATACCATCAATATCTACTGGAGGGGCAGCGATAAAAGCGATAATAAATACAGAAGTTGCAGTCAATAAAGTAGGAATCATCAAAACACCAAACCATCCAATGTAAAGACGATTTTCGGTGCTGGTTATCCAATTACAGAAGCGACCCCATAGGCTTTCGCTCTCGCGTCTCTCTAAAATTGCAGTCATGGTAAAATCTTGGTTCATTTAATCATTAGGGACTCCCAAGCACAAAAATTCTCTCTAATGCGAGAATTTGAGGACTTGTTATTCAACAGTATAACATGACTTATATACCAGTGTCAACCAATATTAATATCCATAGTATGTTCTTATTCATTAGTATGTTATTCTTCATTTCGGTTTATCCGAATTTACCTTTATTATCCCATTTCCTTGATTCATAAAAAAAGTTTATTTTGTATATATCGTTATATTTCTAGAAATATAGATATAATACAACATCGATCTACAAATTAGAATGAGTTGCCCGGGACTTGAACCCGGAACTAGTCGGATGAAGTAGATATTTTATTCTTTAATAAAATTCAACAATAGAATAAAACAAGAAAAAATCCCTCCCCAAGCCGTGTTTGCAGTTTTCATTGCACACGGCTTTCCCTATGTATACATCTAAACCTGAATTACTTGCCTAGCAAAAGACTCTAAGAAAGTGAAATATAATATTCAATTTATTAACCCCGAATCTTGACTCTGACTACATGAGCATTTCAAAATCCTATAGATATAGAAGACTAAAAAAAATGATTTTTTTATCCTCATTTAATAAAAAGAAGGAAGTTCGTTTTATCAATTTACACCGATTTAAAAAATATCATAACCTATTTTAACTTATAAATAATTGACGAAATCGTTTCTGAAAAGAATATCCAAATACCAAATACGACCTCTATAAAACCTACGCAAAGTAAAAGAAGTTCTTGGAAAAATCAAAGAAAAAAGATCTTCTTCTGTAAAAAATTCTTGCAATAATTTTTCTGAACTTAATTTTTTCAAATAAATGCGCACAGTACTTTTATGCTTACGAGCCAAAGTTTTTATACAAGAAAACCGAAGTATATATTTTATTTGATAGAAACTCTTTTTTTTTGCAGATCCATTGTAATAATGAGAAAAATTTCTGCATATGCGCAAAAACCGGTCAATAATATCAAAATCAGATAAATTGGCCCAAACCGGCTTACTAATAGGATGACCCATTACATTACAAAATTTTGTTTTAGCCAATGATCTCATTAGAGGAATAATGGGAACTATTGTATCAAGTTTTTTTATAACAATTTTAATAAGAAATGAATTTTGCAACATTTGACTTCGTACTACTGAAAGATTTAGTGGAATACTTAAAAAATAGCCTAAAAAGTGAAATGAATACTGAGATAATTCGTTTATATAGATCGTTTCTAGTCCAGCCCAAATATCAAAATGACATTGCCATAAATATATAAAATAGTATTTCCATTTATTTATCAAAAAAGGAGTATTCTTTAAAACCAGAATTGATTTTCCTTGATATCTAACATAATGGATGAAAGTATCCTTAAAGAAGAAGAAAGTATATGAACAATTCTTAGTAGATACTTCTACAAGATGTTTTATTTTTTCATAGAAAAAAATTCGCTCAAAAAAAACGCGAAAATGTTTTAACTGTAACTGAGAGGATTTGTTACGTAGAAAAAGAAAGATAGATTCATATTCCCATACATATAAATTATATAGGAACAAGAAAATTCTTCGATTCCTTTTTGAAAAAAAAGTAAAAATCCATTTTTTTGGAGGAAAAAGACTATTCCAATTATAATAGTAATAAAAAAACAACCTTATTAAATGAAAGAAAGAGACATCTTTTATCGAATATCGCAGGATTTGAACCAAGATTTCCAGATGGATAGGATAGGGTATTCGTATATCTGACTTATGATTTAAATATATCAGTTGATCTTCGAAAAAGGGAAAAATCGAATGAATTGATTGAAAATTTTTATAAGATTTTACGATTTCTAATCCCCTTAAGGAAGAGCTAAATAATTGTAGAGAAAATAGAATCTCCACGACGATACCAAAACCTTCTAATATTATTTGAGAAAAAAAATGATAATTATAACCCACAAAAGTATTTTTTTTAGAATCGTTAACAAAAAGAATGAAATGAGTCTGTTGATACATTCGAGTACTTAAACGTTTTACAATTAGTAAACTAAAATTATTGTTATAATCTACATTTTCTATAAAAAAATACTCATGACGATAAGCTAGTCCATAAATAGATTCCCGAAAAAAAAGTGGGTATAGGATGTCCTGGTATCGAGATCTATGAAGTTCTAAATATGCTTTATATTGCTCCATTCAAAAAGTCTATTTGGTCAAACAAAGAATCAGAGATTCATTGGATTATCAAATGATACATAGTGCGATATGGTCAAAACAGAAAATTATAGGTATAAATAGATACCTAGAAAACAAGTAAAACCCATTCACGGACTCTCTCTAATCGATTTTTCGCCTAATTTTTGTTCTAGGATAACGAGCTAATTAAGAATCCTTTATTTTTTTACCTAATCGCTCTTTTGATTTTGGAAAAAATATCTTTATCAATATACTCTTTCTTTTACACATTTATCGCTACCCCAAAATACCAAAAGATAATGGAAAATAGCTATATAGTTAGGACTCATAACAAAAATAAACCATTCACCAGAAAAGCTTTTCCCACATCAAGCACTAACCTATTTTTAACGTACAATTAGATGGGGTAATGATCCAAATAAAAAATAAATGAAAGCTCGATGCTTTTTGTTTCCCTATTAGAATTAGAACCACCAAGTTCTATCCCTTTATTAATCAAACCCAACTGAATTTTTTTTGTTACGAGCCAAAAATTCAAACAAAAATTTGAGCTGGATCCTATAAGAATGAAATATTTTTAGAATTCTTCATTGATACGACATGCTACTTTTTCCAGTCATTCCTTTCTGGATCAGTCGTGGTTTTACAAGCTCTACCGATAGTATCGACGAATCGATTGCTTCATAGAAATGTGTAAAAAATAGAGTCGCTCTTAAAAGCCGAGTACTCTACCATTGAGTTAGCAACCCCACTACAATTTAAAAAATAAGGTGGATGTTTATACCCAATCGCAATAAAAAAAAATAAAATTACAAAATTGAATTGTCTAAAAAACTAAAAAAAGATATACCACCTATTGAAATACTATGTTATAGTTATCCATTATTATTATATATATAAGACTATATATATTCGTATATATAGATCTATGATTTTCGTATATATAAATTCGTGTTTACCTTTCAATTCTCTTACTTATTAATTCAAAAAGTTTTTCTTGTTTGTATCGCAGAAAGAAAACCAATGAACCTACCATTTGATGAAGTAATAACGCCTATTTAACGTAAGTAAGGTGATCAATTTATTCAAGATCGGATTATATTGATTTGATACAGTGTTGTCAATATTAGTATTGACAAAAAATACAATCGAATAAATCAAATCGAATTAATAAGATTTTAAATCTTATTAATTCGATTACGATTATTAGTATTATGTTATAATTACTTATAAGAAAAATTCTTTCAATATAAATATATCTATTTTCTAAAATGATATTCTAATCTAAAAAAACGTATCAAATTATAGAAATATAGAAATCAATAGGAAAATAAAAATTTAATATAGATTCATTTAATATAGATTAATATAAGATAAATTTCATAATATAGGATAAATTTCATATAGAAATGGAGCAACCTCCCTATTATGTGAAATTCACATCGAAAAAGGCAATAGCCAGTTTCGCTTATAAATTGTAATCACTTTTTTCGTAAAATATCATCTACTTACTATGCTTCTATTCCAATACGAAAGATAGAAATCTATTTAATAATAATAATGAAGTATCTTTGTATTCGGCTCAATCCTTCTTTTAGGAAAAGATTGTGCCGAATTTAATTGCAATTAATCCAAAGTAT
It encodes the following:
- the rpl16 gene encoding ribosomal protein L16, yielding MLSNPQRTRFRKQHRGRMKGISYRGNNICFGRYALQALEPAWITSRQIEAGRRAMSRNVRRGGQIWVRIFPDKPVTVRPTETRMGSGKGFPEYWVAVVKPGKILYEMGGVPENIARKAISIASSKMPIRTQFIISG
- the matK gene encoding maturase K, translating into MEQYKAYLELHRSRYQDILYPLFFRESIYGLAYRHEYFFIENVDYNNNFSLLIVKRLSTRMYQQTHFILFVNDSKKNTFVGYNYHFFSQIILEGFGIVVEILFSLQLFSSSLRGLEIVKSYKNFQSIHSIFPFFEDQLIYLNHKSDIRIPYPIHLEILVQILRYSIKDVSFFHLIRLFFYYYYNWNSLFPPKKWIFTFFSKRNRRIFLFLYNLYVWEYESIFLFLRNKSSQLQLKHFRVFFERIFFYEKIKHLVEVSTKNCSYTFFFFKDTFIHYVRYQGKSILVLKNTPFLINKWKYYFIYLWQCHFDIWAGLETIYINELSQYSFHFLGYFLSIPLNLSVVRSQMLQNSFLIKIVIKKLDTIVPIIPLMRSLAKTKFCNVMGHPISKPVWANLSDFDIIDRFLRICRNFSHYYNGSAKKKSFYQIKYILRFSCIKTLARKHKSTVRIYLKKLSSEKLLQEFFTEEDLFSLIFPRTSFTLRRFYRGRIWYLDILFRNDFVNYL
- the rpl14 gene encoding ribosomal protein L14; amino-acid sequence: MIQPQTHLNVADNSGARELMCIRILGASNRRYAYIGDIVVAVIKQAVPNTNLEKSEVIRAVIVRTCKQLKRSNGIIIQYDDNAAVIIDQEGNPKGTRIFCAIARELRQLNFTKIVSLAPEVL
- the psbA gene encoding photosystem II protein D1, yielding MTAILERRESESLWGRFCNWITSTENRLYIGWFGVLMIPTLLTATSVFIIAFIAAPPVDIDGIREPVSGSLLYGNNIISGAIIPTSAAIGLHFYPIWEAASVDEWLYNGGPYELIVLHFLLGVACYMGREWELSFRLGMRPWIAVAYSAPVAAATAVFLIYPIGQGSFSDGMPLGISGTFNFMIVFQAEHNILMHPFHMLGVAGVFGGSLFSAMHGSLVTSSLIRETTENESANEGYRFGQEEETYNIVAAHGYFGRLIFQYASFNNSRSLHFFLAAWPVVGIWFTALGISTMAFNLNGFNFNQSVVDSQGRVINTWADIINRANLGMEVMHERNAHNFPLDLAAMEAPSVNG